The DNA window CGCGCAAGCACCACGGACGTGGGTTTCCGGCGTTGGTGACGACGTCAATCCATGCAGCCGAACGGCGCCTTGCAAGACCTTTGCCGGCGCGATCTCGAAAACGGCCCCCGGCGGCGAAATCAACTGTATCGATCCAGGTGGTTTCGGCGCGGTGACGATCACCAAGGCAATCACGATTGCCTGCGAAGACGTCGAAGCGGGTGTGTCGAATTCATCGACAAATGGCGTGGTCATCAACGCGGCGGCAACCGACATCATCGTTCTTCGCGGTCTCGATATCGACAGTGCGTCGGCCACGCCCGGTCTCAATGGTATCAGGTTTCTTGCCGGCGCTGCCTTGCATGTCGAGGATTGTGTCATTCGCAGCAACACCGGTGCCGCACCGAACGGCGCTGGCATCTTGTTCGCCCCGTCGGGCACTGCCGAGCTTTATGTCCACAACTCGACCATCAACGGCAACAATGACGGCATTCGTGTTCAGCCGACAGGAGCCGGCGTCGCGAAGGTCATGATCGACGGCACTGCGCTTGAGAACAACAACCTTGCCGGATTGAAGGCGGACGGCACAGGCAACTCTGGCGGCTCCAACACGACGATTGCGAACAGCAGTGTGTCGGGCAACAGCAATGCCGGCATCAGCATACTGAATCCGGTCGGCGGGCCGGCCATCAACATCATGGTCGACAGTGTCGCCGTGGCCAACAATGGAGCAAGTGGTGGCCTGCGTGTCGACGGAGCGAACGCGACCGTGCGCGTCGGCAGATCAACGATCTCCGGGAATGGCCTTGGCACCGCCATCGTCAATGGCGGCGTGATCTCGTCCTATGGCAGCAACCAGATCAACGGCAACACCTCCGACGGTCCGAACCCGCCGACCATCCCGCTGAAATGACTGCTGGTAACAGCCGATAGCAACGCTTGGCGCGGTAACACCCGCGCCAAGCGAACGATTGAAGCAGCCTACCCCGAAGACCAGGTTTGTTGACCGCGGGCGAGCCTTGCTCCCAATCGCGGTGTCCGTTCAAATCATCGCGGACCGGACCGCACGCGTTCCCCAAGATCATGGCCCAGTTCCCTGCCTCGTTGCCTTTTCGAAGGCACAGAGTTAGAACTCAAAGCGCTTGCTTAAATAGTGGCTGTTTTCCAGTGGGGGGCTCCAGAGATGAAAACGCTTGGATACATACTCTCTTCAATTTTAATTGGCATGGCAATGTTCTGTCTTGCTACGCCGGCTTCCGCACAGGCGACCCGAACATGGGTTTCTGGCGTTGGCGATGACGTCAATCCATGCAGCCGGACTGCGCCTTGCAAGACCTTCGCCGGCGCAATCTCGAAGACCGCGGCCGGCGGCGAAATCAACTGTATCGATCCGGGCGGCTTCGGCGCGGTGACAATCACCAAGTCGATGACCATCGCTTGCGAGGACGTCGAGGCCGGCGTGTTGAATGCGTTGACGACTGGCGTCATCGTCAACGCGGCGGCGACGGATGTTGTCGTTCTTCGCGGTCTCGACATCGACAGCGCGACGGCCGGAGCCGGTCTCAATGGAATCAGGTTTATTGCCGGCGCCGCCTTGCATGTCGAGGATTGTGTCGTTCGTGACAACATTGCTGCCGGCGCCGGGCAGGGCAACGGCATCTTGTTCTCACCGTCGGGCACGGCCGAGCTCTATGTCAACAACTCGACCATCACCGGCAACAGGGACGGCATTCATATCCAGCCAACCGGAACTGGCGTGGCCAAGGTCGTCATCTCGAACTCTTCGATCGAGGACAACAGCCTTGCCGGGGTCAAAGCGGACGGCACCAGCAACACCGGCGGCAGCAACACAACCATCGTGAACAGCAATGTTTCCGGCAACACCAATGCCGGCATCAGCATATTGAACCCAGGCGGCGGGCCGGCCATCAACATCATGATCGACAGTGTCGCGGTGGCCAACAACGGCGCAAGCGGCGGCCTGCGTGTCGACGGCGCCAATGCGACCATCCGTGTCGGCAGATCGTCGATCTCCGGCAATGGCCTCGGCACAGCCATCGCCAATGGTGGCGTGATTTCGTCTTATGGCAACAATCAGATCAACGGCAACACCGCTGATGGTCCGAATCCGCCGACCATTCCGCTTAAATAACTATTGGTAAATGCTTCACGCGGGATGACCACCGGAGCTGCAATTCAAGTCGCCCCAAGACCCAAGCATTTACAGCCAATGGATCATTTGGCGTATGCGCGTGTGCGGCAAAACAAATGGCCAGAGCGGTTCAGAAGAAACGGAACCGCTCTGGTGTTTGAACGCCCATCTCCGGGAATGCCCTCGGCACGGCCATCGTCAATGGCGGCGTGATTTCATCCTATGGCAACAGCCAAATCAACGGCGACACGTCAGATGGTCCGAACCCTCCAAATCATCCCGTTTAAATAGCTGTACCTCATTGGCGTCTCAGCAATGTTGGTCTCGGATATCCTGCTCGGAATGATCGTGAGGAAGTTCAAGCCGCGGCCTAAGACTGATCGTCTTCCCGACGCCTATACTATGATACCTGACTGTGCCGGGGCCGACACATAGCCGAAACGGAGTTGCGGCAAGATTGCCGGGTTCACGGTTTTTTCAACTAGGGGATAGAAAGATGAAAGCGCTTGGATACATACTCTCTTCAATTTTAGTCGGCATAGTAATGGCCTGTCTCGTCACGCCTGCTTCGGCGCAGGCGACCCGGACATGGGTTTCCGGCGTTGGCGACGACGCCAATCCGTGCAGCCGCACCGCGCCTTGCAAGACCTTCGCCGGCGCAATCTCGAAAACCGCCGCCGGCGGCGAAATCAACTGCATCGACTCGGGTGCTTACGGCGCGGTGACGATCACCAAGGCAATGACCATCTCTTGCCCCGAGGTCGAGGCGGGCGTGTTGCATTCATCGACGAATGGCGTGGTCATCAACGCGGCGGCGACCGATGTCGTCGTTCTTCGCGGTCTCGATATCAACGGTGCGCCACCGACCTCGCCCGGTCTCAATGGCG is part of the Mesorhizobium loti genome and encodes:
- a CDS encoding right-handed parallel beta-helix repeat-containing protein, yielding MNFIRFFLSLAVLLLASIFLIAPASAQAPRTWVSGVGDDVNPCSRTAPCKTFAGAISKTAPGGEINCIDPGGFGAVTITKAITIACEDVEAGVSNSSTNGVVINAAATDIIVLRGLDIDSASATPGLNGIRFLAGAALHVEDCVIRSNTGAAPNGAGILFAPSGTAELYVHNSTINGNNDGIRVQPTGAGVAKVMIDGTALENNNLAGLKADGTGNSGGSNTTIANSSVSGNSNAGISILNPVGGPAINIMVDSVAVANNGASGGLRVDGANATVRVGRSTISGNGLGTAIVNGGVISSYGSNQINGNTSDGPNPPTIPLK
- a CDS encoding right-handed parallel beta-helix repeat-containing protein, with the translated sequence MKTLGYILSSILIGMAMFCLATPASAQATRTWVSGVGDDVNPCSRTAPCKTFAGAISKTAAGGEINCIDPGGFGAVTITKSMTIACEDVEAGVLNALTTGVIVNAAATDVVVLRGLDIDSATAGAGLNGIRFIAGAALHVEDCVVRDNIAAGAGQGNGILFSPSGTAELYVNNSTITGNRDGIHIQPTGTGVAKVVISNSSIEDNSLAGVKADGTSNTGGSNTTIVNSNVSGNTNAGISILNPGGGPAINIMIDSVAVANNGASGGLRVDGANATIRVGRSSISGNGLGTAIANGGVISSYGNNQINGNTADGPNPPTIPLK